TAAGCGCAATAAATATTTCCTTTTCTGGTTTCTGGTGATCGCTGGTTATCTCAGTATTTCCGCACTGGATGTTTTTTACAGCAAGGCATTTATCAAATATTCTGACCCGGACCCTGTCAAAAGCCAGGGTTTCTTTCCCGACTACCTGAACAACCTGGGCGGATACCTGGCTAATTTTCTTTTTTTCTCTATCATGTTGTTTTTCATGGAGAAGAATGAAGAAAACAATACTCTGCTGGAACTGGAGAAAGAAAAAAAAGAAATTGAACAGGTTAAACTTGATTTTTTGAAGACCAATATCAGTCCGGACTTTTTATTGCGTTCCTTACATCAGTTAAAGGAATCTGCCCGGGTCCCTGAAGAGCATACGCCAGAAGCAATTCTAACCTTCTCCGATCTGCTGAGATACCGCCTCTACCGGGGCAGACAGGCCGAAACACCTTTAAAGGAAGAGCTATGTGCTTTCGCATCCTTCATACACTTTACCAGCTTCAACAACCAACTGCAGATCGTATACAATCAACAGGGAGAAGCTGAAAACAAACAACTTGCCCCTCTCGCACTGATTAATCTGCTGGAGCCTTTCTGTAAAGTCTCAAATGAGCAACCTGTACCCCTTGAAATCATGCTGCTCATCGAAGCCGATGAGTTGTTGATGGAAATGAATTATGCACAGAAAGCTACGCCTCAACTCATCAGCGATCTGGAAATTTATGAGGAAAATTACGTACAATTGTATGGAAATGCTGTAAAATTCAAATTTGATAATCATCAGGACGACAGCTTCAATGTAAAACTTTCCCTGCCCCTGTTTTAACTTTCAAGAAATGTACCCAACCCCATTTAAGGCTGTACTGGCTGCGATATGCGTTCGGACTGAGTCCACGTTAAGTCCACACTGAGTCCACAGTGAGTCCACAGTGAGTCCACGTTTTTACTGCAAAAAGGTGGACTCGCTATGGAGTTATCGTTTAGTGATAATGGATTCAGTACGAACTCAACCCGGATTAGCCTCGTTCCAGGCCTGGGTTAATGCAGCGAGAAATGTTTCCGGAGACTGGGCACCGGAGACTCCTAATTTTTCATTAAGAACGAAGAAAGGAACACCACGGATACCTATTGTTTCTGCTGTTTTTTCATCATATCTGACTTCGTCAGCAAAATCCTCACTATCCAGAACCGCTGTCATATCCTGAACATCGAGCCCCGCTTCTGTTCCGATTCCGATTAAAGAGGACCGGTCGTCGATGTTCTTTCCATCCGTAAAATGAGCCTTAAATAGCGCCTCTTCCATTTCATCTCCCAAACCTTTTGACTTTGCCAGCTGGATCAGACGGTGTGCATCGAAGGAATTGGCGATAACAGAACGCTCCAGATTAAAGTCCAGACCAACT
This region of Pedobacter steynii genomic DNA includes:
- a CDS encoding DsbA family oxidoreductase, coding for MKVDIWSDVRCPFCYIGKRKFESALAEFEHRGAVEVEWHSFELDPNMVTVLDKSSEEYLAERYGKSREWAAESHQHVTETAAEVGLDFNLERSVIANSFDAHRLIQLAKSKGLGDEMEEALFKAHFTDGKNIDDRSSLIGIGTEAGLDVQDMTAVLDSEDFADEVRYDEKTAETIGIRGVPFFVLNEKLGVSGAQSPETFLAALTQAWNEANPG
- a CDS encoding histidine kinase — protein: MSNFVQLEINERNRWIYFNNYRWVAHVVYWIWVLVVGTILRTKEPVTFFLIFNNFLLANLLIASFFYLYCLYLIPYFFKRNKYFLFWFLVIAGYLSISALDVFYSKAFIKYSDPDPVKSQGFFPDYLNNLGGYLANFLFFSIMLFFMEKNEENNTLLELEKEKKEIEQVKLDFLKTNISPDFLLRSLHQLKESARVPEEHTPEAILTFSDLLRYRLYRGRQAETPLKEELCAFASFIHFTSFNNQLQIVYNQQGEAENKQLAPLALINLLEPFCKVSNEQPVPLEIMLLIEADELLMEMNYAQKATPQLISDLEIYEENYVQLYGNAVKFKFDNHQDDSFNVKLSLPLF